The following proteins come from a genomic window of Bactrocera dorsalis isolate Fly_Bdor chromosome 6, ASM2337382v1, whole genome shotgun sequence:
- the LOC125779297 gene encoding ATP-dependent DNA helicase pif1-like, with protein sequence MCLKIAHKALSQLSMISPDRPMHDLMDQELQREQQFHCDELIEFVQSNIDKLNDQQNYVYQTILQAVSDNTGGIYFLDAPGGTGKTFIITLILAAIRSQKKIALALASSGIAGTLLDGGRTAHSALKLPLNMQVSETPTCNISRNSAMGKVLKQAAIILWNECTMANKKSLDALDRTMKDLHGNQQLFGGALILLSGDFRQTLPIHPRSTPADEINACMKSSALWRFVKKLTLNVNMRVLLQDDSSAHQFSEQLLDIGNGKMQIDNTNGMITLPENFCTILQTKEELVECVFPNIIQNHRSHDWLAERSILAPKNIHVNAMNFQIQEKLPGEVITYKSIDSVMDEDDAVNYPIEFLNSLEPPGTPPHLLNLKVGLPTILLRNINPPKMCNGTRLVTKKLMPNLIEASILNGKAKGENVLIPRIPMIPTDMPFNFKRLQFPVRLSFAMTINKAQGQTFQICGVNLEESCFSRGQLYVACSRVATAHRLFIHAPDSKTKNVVYQNVLD encoded by the exons atgtgtctcAAAATTGCGCATAAAGCATTATCACAGTTATCTATGATTTCACCTGATCGTCCGATGCATGATTTGATGGATCAAGAATTGCAACGTGAACAACAATTCCATTGTGACGAATTGATTGAATTTGTGCAATCAAATATTGACAAATTAAATGATCAACAAAACTATGTATATCAAACAATTTTGCAAGCTGTTTCTGACAACACAGGCGGAATATATTTCTTGGACGCACCTGGTGGAACCGGAAAAACATTCATTATTACATTGATTCTGGCAGCTATTCGATCacagaaaaaaattgctttggcTCTTGCTTCTTCTGGAATTGCTGGCACTTTATTGGACGGAGGACGAACAGCACACTCTGCATTAAAATTGCCATTGAACATGCAAGTGAGTGAAACGCCGACatgcaatatttcaagaaattctgCAATGGGAAAAGTCTTGAAGCAAGCAGCGATTATTCTGTGGAATGAGTGTACAATGGCCAACAAAAAATCGCTCGATGCATTGGATCGAACTATGAAAGATTTACACGGAAATCAACAGCTGTTTGGTGGTGCCTTGATATTGTTATCAGGTGATTTTCGACAAACATTGCCAATTCAtcctcgatcaactcctgcAGATGAAATAAATGCATGTATGAAATCTTCTGCTCTCTGgagatttgtaaaaaaattgacgTTGAATGTCAATATGCGTGTCCTATTACAAGACGATTCATCTGCACATCAGTTTTCGGAACAATTGTTGGATATCGGAAATGGAAAAATGCAAATCGACAATACAAATGGAATGATCACCTTGCCCgaaaatttttgtacaattttgcaaacaaaagaagaattggTCGAATGCGTTTTCCCAAATATCATTCAGAATCACAGAAGCCATGATTGGTTAGCAGAACGTTCAATATTGGCACCGAAGAATATACACGTCAATGCAATGAACTTCCAAATTCAAGAAAAATTGCCAGGTGAAGTCATAACTTATAAGTCCATTGACAGCGTTATGGATGAAGATGATGCTGTGAATTATCCAATTGAATTTCTGAATTCATTGGAACCACCTGGTACACCGCCACATCTTTTGAATTTAAAG GTTGGTTTACCAACCATATTACTACGGAATATCAATCCTCCAAAAATGTGTAATGGTACACGACTGGTAACAAAGAAGCTaatgccaaatttgattgaagcatCTATACTCAATGGCAAAGCGAAAGGCGAAAATGTGCTTATACCACGTATTCCAATGATTCCAACAGACATGCCATTCAATTTCAAACGTCTGCAATTTCCGGTGCGTTTATCATTTGCCATGACTATAAACAAAGCACAAGGACAAACATTTCAAATATGCGGAGTAAATTTGGAAGAATCGTGTTTTTCACGTGGGCAATTATATGTGGCATGTTCGAGAGTCGCTACTGCACATCGTTTATTCATTCATGCACCGGACAGTAAAACTAAGAACGTTGTTTATCAAAATGTTTTAGATTAG
- the LOC125779343 gene encoding uncharacterized protein LOC125779343, with the protein MPRASEKDKIVAVVCLNHMIDLLDMNSSDEEDEAIENFNSYMLCVLNNRRGVHLGIPKSCEWEQTVLRKFDDNRFNQMVRVRPEEFCYILNLIKHDEVFNTSSSEVQLPIELQLKIVLYRLGSSGEGQSVRKVASLFGVGDGGTIYNLTRRIFKAILNLKSKFLFWPHERERQQIVSSTSTEMPGCVGYVDGSEVKLSEAPVNEHTMYYSRKRQYAVKLQAICDYKLRIRQLIVGYPGSVHDAKIFSNCLLFKHPERFLSTSQWIAGDSAYPLKPFLITPFRQNSSEYTEEEKHSFNKYFSKYRVRVENCFGLLKEKFGSLKELKFRMHSRSNKNQCNDWITVCCILHNILINIHIENEDGNEVPGPQFDLPLECNTRDFLLNFIQNKTA; encoded by the exons atgCCGCGCGCAAGTGAAAAAGACAAAATTGTAGCAGTTGTGTGCCTAAATCATATGATTGATTTACTGGATATGAATTCGA GCGACGAGGAAGATGAAgcgattgaaaattttaattcatacaTGCTTTGTGTGCTAAATAATCGCAGAGGTGTTCACCTTGGCATTCCAAAATCATGCGAATGGGAGCAAACGGTGCTCAGAAAATTCGATGATAACAGGTTCAATCAAATGGTTAGGGTCCGTCCCGAGgagttttgttatattttaaacttaataaagcatgacgaagtttttaacacaaGTTCAAGTGAAGTGCAGCTCCCAATAGAATTGCAGCTTAAAATTGTCCTTTACCGTTTAGGATCATCCGGTGAAGGACAATCTGTGCGTAAAGTAGCTTCCCTTTTTGGTGTTGGTGATGGGGGCACTATTTACAATCTAACCAGGAGGATATTTAAAGccattttaaatttgaagtctAAATTCCTATTTTGGCCCCATGAAAGAGAAAGGCAGCAAATTGTGTCCTCAACCAGTACAGAAATGCCGGGATGTGTTGGATATGTAGACGGTTCTGAGGTTAAACTATCTGAAGCTCCTGTTAATGAGCATACGATGTACTATTCTCGCAAACGGCAATATGCGGTCAAGCTTCAAGCTATATGTGATTATAAATTGAGAATAAGGCAGTTAATAGTTGGTTATCCGGGTAGTGTACATgacgcaaaaatattttcgaactgtTTACTCTTTAAACATCCGGAGCGTTTCTTGTCAACCTCGCAGTGGATAGCTGGGGATAGTGCCTATCCACTGAAGCCCTTTTTAATTACGCCATTCAGGCAAAATAGCAGCGAGTACACAGAAGAAGAAAAGCAcagtttcaacaaatatttctcaaaatacCGTGTACGAGTCGAGAACTGCTTTGgtcttttgaaagaaaaattcggtAGCCTTAAGGAACTTAAATTCAGAATGCATTCGAGATCAAATAAGAATCAATGCAACGACTGGATTACTGTGTGCTGCATTCTTCACAACATTCTTATTAATATTCACATTGAAAATGAAGACGGAAATGAAGTTCCAGGTCCTCAGTTCGATTTACCATTAGAATGTAACACCAgagattttcttttaaattttatacaaaataaaacagcTTAG
- the LOC125779452 gene encoding uncharacterized protein LOC125779452, with protein MSTNGEAEFLPKRKRYNPQKRWKVAEEKALIEFLLENRDFEKPSARLFYNRFANEKQILVEWKLARSKVRNMRSAYNKAKEWEGSTGAGCMDGDTIKSVLLKKFRYFYEFDDIFGARLNACAVVEEIMESADTTIESPVQIETPIVNETVTTPRQRGIYSRTAASDIMQIHGEIMTLRKQKLEAELTAREREFEQKEKELQLKAKEVELKEIEILALKDIKQLELQMKERIAMEELKLKYK; from the exons ATGAGCACAAACGGTGAAGCTGAg tttttaccAAAACGCAAACGCTACAACCCCCAAAAGCGTTGGAAAGTTGCCGAGGAAAAAGCGTTGATTGAATTTCTTCTAGAGAATCGCGATTTTGAG AAACCATCGGCACGGCTATTTTATAATCGCTTCGCGAATGAAAAACAAATCCTGGTCGAGTGGAAATTAGCGCGCTCAAAAGTAAGAAATATGCGATCTGCATATAATAAAGCGAAGGAATGGGAAGGAAGTACTGGCGCTGGTTGCATGGATGGCGATACTATAAAAA GCGTTTTGCTCAAAAAATTTCGCTATTTTTACGAATTTGACGATATTTTCGGTGCCCGACTAAACGCTTGTGCTGTAGTTGAAGAAATAATGGAAAGTGCCGATACTACCATTGAAAGTCCTGTGCAAATTGAAACTCCTATTGTAAATGAAACCGTTACCACTCCAAGGCAAAGAGGAATATACTCCAGAACAGCGGCTTCCGATATTATGCAAATCCATGGCGAAATAATGACATTGCGAAAGCAAAAGTTAGAGGCAGAATTGACTGCAAGGGAAAGAGAGTTCgagcaaaaagaaaaagagtTGCAGTTAAAAGCTAAAGAAGTGGAGctcaaagaaattgaaatattagCGCTAAAAGACATCAAACAACTAGAGCTACAGATGAAAGAGCGAATCGCCATGGAGGAGCTAAAGCTgaagtacaaataa